A window of Ammospiza caudacuta isolate bAmmCau1 chromosome 13, bAmmCau1.pri, whole genome shotgun sequence genomic DNA:
GTCCCATCTGTTCAGCCAGGTAAGGGCTGTGCATCCTCCAGgcctctgccaccagcccctggcccagcatcccagctggGTCACCTGGGCTGCgccctgccagtgccacagtgccactGGGCCTGTCCCATGTACAGGTTTGGGGTTAGTCAAGCCCTGCCTGGTCTGAGGCTTAACCTTGATGAGTTTGTGAACTGTGCCCATGTCCTGCCTGggtgtgctgcctgcagctccaccGTGCCCAGCTGCACTGCCCAGCATCCCCTTCTCATCCGTGCTGGCTGGCATGGGCAGGACTTGGGGAGCAGGGTGTGTCCCCAGCACCTGCCCTGACCTCCAtcccctgctggcacaggaggagctgatGAACAACACGGAGCTGGTGCAGAGTTACCGGCAGCAGATCGGCAGCGTGGTGAACCAGTTCAACCTCCAGCTCTTCCTCAACATGTACAATGGGTGAGTGCTCcaggcagccccactgcagggctgggtcccTGTCTGTGCTAGGGtgagggctgcagtgctggtgggTGGCTCTGAGGTCACTGTGAGTGCCCAGACCCCTGTTGGGTGCTGTCATCACCCTCCAGTGCATGCAGGCAGCAGTGCAAACCTGTCTGCCACTGCTGGCTGGGCATGTGGGAGTGGTGGTACCTGAGCCAAAGCCTTGCCATGTCCCAGAGCCCACCATCATGGATACACATATCCATGTCTCCCCCTGCACTGGGTGCTGGCACAGGTCTGGGAAAGGGGGCAGAGATGCTGTCCCATGCATGCAGGGGCTTGGGAGCCCTGCCACTCTGCTGGGTGCTTCATCTTGTGGCAGAGATGGCTAGGGCATCCTCCATGCACAAGGTGCTGAGACAGTAGGGCTGTGTGTGGCTTCTTGGGGCTGGCAGTAGCCTGATTCTTGTGCTGTGGCATCAGTGGTGGCACCTGCCCATGAGCTCACACTGGCCTTTCTCCTCCATCAGCCGCAGGGACCTGGACATCAACCGGCCTGGGACCGTGCCTAATGCCAAGACGCTGCGGTAAGAGTCACACCAGCAAGTCATGGAGGGGTCTCTGGGCAGGGGAATTCACTCAGACCAAACCCTGACCAGGCCCCTTCTCCTGTCACTTCCAGCTGCCCTGTGATGCTGGTGGTCGGAGACAATGCGCCTGCTGAGGAGGGGGTGGTGAGTGCTGCAGGGCGCCAGGCGGGCGATGCCCACGCACGGGCACGCACATGTTCACTGCCTGCTCACACAcatggcagctcctggggctgtgagTGTGCCTGCTCATGTGCAGACCTGCCTGCTCGTGTGGGCACCTCTGCACACACGGCTCTGTGTGGTTGCCACACCTGGAAAACTCCCCCTTCTCCATATGCCCAGATGTGCTCACACCGTGCATGCTCGGCTGTGTAGGCACACGggcactccctgctctgccacatgcacccacacagctgctggcacacttgTGTGCCTGTACACACCCGTGTGACACAGAGTGACTCACCAGTCCCCCTCACCTCCCGTTCAGTCCCCACCCTTGCCCAGGCTCATGGGAGGAAAGTCCCCtctgtcccatggcagggacagaggtCCTGCAGGTGCAGGGCTCACCTAGTGCCCtgtctgctcctggctggggtgGCATTTGTCAGCTGGAATGCTGTGGGCCAGAGGACTACTTCGTGGCTCCTGGCTTCCTAGGGTGCTAATATCATCTCTCTTGCCTGCAGGTGGAGTGCAACTCCAAGCTGGATCCCACCAACACCACATTCCTGAAGGTAGGCTGGTGGCAACAGGCAGTAGGGAGGTTCCTGCTGCCTATGAAGTGCCCGATTCCCttctgccccagggctgcagggtgtCTCCATCTCTCCATTCCAGGTCCATCATGGCCCTTGGAGCTGGGGGTGtatgggcagagcagggtgacCCCAGCAGTGGCACCCTGCCAGTGGGTCCGGGGGGATGGTGGGCAGTACAGGCACCCTCCCAAACTAAGCAGGACCTTCTCTTTGCAGATGGCTGACTCTGGTGGGCTGCCCCAGGTCACACAGGTGAGCCCTCACAATTTCCCCAGTTACCTGGGCATACTGGGCCCTGAGACATGCACTGGTGCTGTCCTTGCCCAACTGGGGATGGGCTATAAGGGTCTCAcagtggggctgctcagggctgagaggggacctcagcctcagtgctgcctcagctcagctcactctGCTCTCTCCCTACAGCCAGGCAAGCTGACCGAAGCCTTCAAGTACTTCCTGCAAGGCATGGGCTACAgtgagtgctggggctgggctggggctggtgtgGGTCTGTGTGTGCCCATGTGTGTGTGCTGACCTGCTGCAGGTctgtctgtccgtgtgtccacAGGGGACTGGGGTGTACAGGCTCTATGTGCACAGATGTGTGTACAAGGGCTCTGgtgtgcacatgtgtgtgtgtcaggcTCCCTGTGTTGGTGTGCACATACATGTGTGTGGGCATGCAcgagcaggggctgtgtgtgtgcaacAGACAAGCAGAGCTGATGTGCAGaagtctgtgtgtgtgtttgtgtgcacagTTTAAGAccatgtgtgtgcacatggTGACCTGTGTGTGTACATGTTGACCCGTGTGTGCATGCTTGCAAAATTCCACATGTGtgggtgtctgtgtgtccgtgtgtgtgtgtgcagtctgtgtgtgtgtgcagtgtgtgtgcacagggacagctccgtGTGCAGGCACACGTGGGTTGGGCaggggctcctggcccagaggaGAGGCTGACAGGGCTGACACTCtctctctgccctccctgcccttctcctgcccctgccagtCACCCACCTGAAGGATCGGAGGCTGAGTGGAGGCACAGGTACCGCTCAGTGCCCGCTGCTGCATGGTGCCTGCCTGGCCTGTGCCctccagctgcctgggcacctctgggagcagcctggatGCAGGACTGGCCCTTTCCTGCCAGATGCCCACTGCCTCGCTCTGCTTTGCCTGAGATGGCACTCtaagccagggctgggggctgagaAATGGCATTCAGACTATTCCACCTCCATGCAGGCACAGTCTCGGCAGTGTGCCCACTGTACCCTCTTCCAGGTGGGCCATCCTGGCTGAGGGATGGTGCCACCTTCCCTGCAcaccctgggcagccaggggagCTCTGATCCCTGCTCACTCTTTTCCTGGAGCATGGTAGTCAGGGGTTCCCACTGCCTGATACCCAGAGGTTGCATGCCCAGGAGTGAGCCTGGTGTtcagcctgcccagagcagccctgccctgctgtccctcacctggagctgctcatgtTGTCACAGCACCGCTTGCTGCAAGCTTGTGCCCAGGCTCAGTCGCAttggggagcagggctggtggcagtgtTGGCTCAGGTTTTCAGAGGGATCTGAGCACCCTGGCCGTCTCTGTGTGCCCGTGCAGTGCCATCTGCCAGCATGACCCGCCTGGCACGCTCCCGCACGGCCTCCCTCACCAGCGCCAGCTCCGTGGATGGCACCCGCCCGCGCGCCTGCACCCACTCGGAGAGCACCGAGGCCATGGGGCAGATCAACCACACCATGGAGGTTTCGTGCTGAggcccgcgcccgccgccgaCGTCTCCTTCAGAGCCATCTCCCATCCGTCAGCATCCCGCCAGCACCCACCCGCCCCGTGGACATCCTCCACCAGGGCCCTCGCTTCTTCGGGGTCAATTTGTCTTCTTTGCCGTTGGCCCCACCCCCTTGTCTGGTacaggagaaggagaggggCTTCGTCCAGCAGTCACACATGGTTCTGCATTGGTCCTCACCCTCCCCAGCACCGGCCTGGCCCCGGCTTGGGAGGGTGGGTGGCGGGGGGGGCAGGGCCAGGATGGGGTAGCAGGGTCAGGGTGGTGAGATGGGGACAGGATGTTATGATGGGATGGGACAGCACGTGGAGAGGACACAGGAGGTAGGTTGGTCTCCCAAGTTCAACTGATGGCTGACCAAAAGGAATACAGGAAGAGGGAGCAGCGTTACTGGGAGGTCACTGGTCTGTACCTAGGGATGCAGTTTTCATTTCTCCCTGGTGGCCCTCTCTAGGGAGAGCTAGCACGGGATCCCCCAGCACACCCAGAACTTGCTACCCCAGAGCTGGCTGCGCCTTGTGAGAAATCACATCCCATACTGTCCCTTCGCCCTGGTCATGTATCCtgagggctgccctggggcaaCTGAAGAGAGGTCAGCCCTACTCCAGAAGCTATAAGAGCAGAAGGGTGGCATGACTGTCCCCCTGCCACCGGTGGTGGCACTTCCTTGGTCCCTTGTTGCAAGAAGGACAATTACCATCTGCCACCAGAAATgcactggggggggggggaattggCTGGCTTGGCCCCTGCCACACTGTCagttcccctcccagctcttgGGCTGAGCCTGCCAGGGTCCAGAGGCCGCTGTTTCAGGGGATGTCACACAGCAAATCCCACCTCAAGTTTTGCCACAACCTGTGGGTGTCATCACCGAGGAGCCATTAGCAATAAGATGAGACACTCCCCCCGCCGTGCTGGGGAGCCCTCAGCACCCCCTGCCCCGCAGGGTGCCTCACCACAAGGTGCTGACACTGTGGGGTGACCCATGGGATGTGGGGAGCGCTCCATGGTCTGGCTTCTCCCACACAGCTGCCCAGACCCACTGAGGCTCCCCAGGTCCACCCCCCACCTTCAGCACTTTGCCTGCACACCGAGCAGGGCGTCTCTCAAGGGCTTGGCTCCCCCCAGGCCGTGGGGCCCCCTCTGGCCACCAAGTCCAGGTGGCTCTTGCCTCTCCCACTCAGCACAGGGACCCCTGTCATTGCATAACCCCAGTGATGGCCACCCAGCCTCTGCTGCCCGAGCAGCCgtgcccagcccctcctggcacAGGTAAGGATGGCCCTGCCTCTGCTGATGGGTGCTCAGGTCTCTGTAGGGTGTCCATGGGGGACATGAGCAGGGAACCCACCAGGTGCCACCTCCTGGGTGAGCAGAACTGGCCCGCTGGAGCAGgtcccagccagccccacaAAAGCATTGCACCCTCagaccccatccctgctccccagtgaagggcacagagctcctggggctccCAGCGGGTGTATGAGGGCTTTTGGCCCTGAGACCCGTGCCCCACCCAAACCCTCCCCTGGTGAAAGGCCACCCCAAAACACCAGTGTGCCCCTTTGTCCCCCACTTTGTTCTGCTGTGTGCTTCCTTCTTGGTGTGACTCTGAAAGCTACGTAGCTCCTTTTTACGGTAGATACCGTTGCGATCTCTTGTTTTCTCAGCGTGTCCTTCCagatgatatatatatataaatacctatacataatatatatataaggGTTTGCCCAATCCCTGACCTTTTTTGGGTTCACTCTTCCTCGCATTCTTGTCCAAGCAGTGCCGTGTGGTTTCCCTGGAGGTGGTGTGGCCGTGCTCGCCTTCAGTTCCTCACcttggttttgttggttggttggtttggttttcccTGGTGGTTTgttcttttgatttttgttcgttttcctttttttccacagcGGAATTTAACACATTTTCCTGTCTGAGTGCAGCCTGGTTTTGTCACAGCGGCATGGAGGCCGCAGCACTCGTGAGACAGCAATATGTAAACCGGATCTAACTAACCTGTTGCTGTAGAGAGGAGTTACTGTGTTGGAAATAAACCAACTAACTAATAAAGATGTTAAGAACCTGCTGTGCTCTTTACAACATGCTGCAGGGAAATGGGtctgagcccagctggggccTGCCTGCAGAGACCTGGCAGTCACAGAGGACAAGGGGGACACACCTTGGCCACCAACCCCACTAGTGATGCCCACATGGGGGAAAGGTGTGGGGTGCTTTGGCTTTGGGGTAGCCATAGGGAGGCTGCCCTGTGTGTAAAGAGTGGATGgaggctggaaagctgccagtTGTAACCCAGTGATGTTGGATCCAAGGGGTGTCCAGTGGAGAAGAAAAGATCCGTGGCTGCACAACTTGGGATGAGCAGGGTCCTTGAGAGACTCAGCTTTCCTGTCCACTCCCTGTTTGTCTCCCCATCAAGGTCTGAGTGTCCCAGGCCATAGGCCTTTCCAAGTGCATGAAGTCCTACCAGGGAAGGATCCCCTCCCTACATCCTTGTCCCTGCTTGAGTGTGTCAGTGTCTGCCTCGTGCTAGGTCACTCCAAACTGGTCCCAGTCCGTGCAGAGGGCCCAGAGCCAAAGATGGAGACACTGTGGCTGTGTAGTCCACACTCATGGCTGCCTGGGGTGGGCAGAGCAAGCCTGGACATGTGGGGGGAATGCAGAGGGCCAAGGCTGAGCTCAGGGGTGGGCAGGCAGCCCAGGAGCCTTTCTGGGCTGGTTTGGTTCTGCTGGTCAGGGTGAGCCTCACCTGAGGGGATGGGGTGCACTGCACACACCCCACCCTTAtcactgaaatgcagaaatgctgctgtatCCATCCAGGGCATGATGCAGACTTTATGCTGTACAGATGGCTGGGATAGGATGTCAGACAAATTATTTCCACATTCCCACTGAATGCAATTCATGGAGTGCTGGATGCTGAATACTGACAGActgcaagaggaagaaaactaaCAACTCCATATCCCTACAGTACTACTGCTAAATTAAAACTCTTTTTCTGTACTTCAGATTAAATAATCTATTTTCTTGGGACCTGGTCCATCTCACATTCAGTTACCTCTTCTTGGAagctttccttcccaaatgtTTACCCAAAAAAAGTATAGTCACAGCTTTTTTTAATGCTGCCAGTAATACTCGCATGAGAACTGGCTGCTGATGATGCACGAGTTTTTATTTCTAGCAGGAGGAGATCATTTAGTACGTGTAATCCCTCGGGGAAACCTGCAAAGcaatgggagcagcagggcagaaaaaaattcaggctGTTTTTATGGCCAGATACGGATGCCATTAGTGGGGAGTGAGGGAACGATA
This region includes:
- the NDRG4 gene encoding protein NDRG4 isoform X4, whose translation is MPECWDGEHDIETPYGLLHVVIRGSPKGNRPAILTYHDVGLNHKLCFNTFFNYEDMQEITKHFVVCHVDAPGQQAGASQFPQGYQYPSMDQLAAMLPSVVQHFGFKYVIGIGVGAGAYVLAKFALIFPDLVEGLVLMNIDPNGKGWIDWAAAKLSGLTSTLPDIVLSHLFSQEELMNNTELVQSYRQQIGSVVNQFNLQLFLNMYNGRRDLDINRPGTVPNAKTLRCPVMLVVGDNAPAEEGVVECNSKLDPTNTTFLKMADSGGLPQVTQPGKLTEAFKYFLQGMGYITHLKDRRLSGGTVPSASMTRLARSRTASLTSASSVDGTRPRACTHSESTEAMGQINHTMEVSC
- the NDRG4 gene encoding protein NDRG4 isoform X5, which produces MPECWDGEHDIETPYGLLHVVIRGSPKGNRPAILTYHDVGLNHKLCFNTFFNYEDMQEITKHFVVCHVDAPGQQAGASQFPQGYQYPSMDQLAAMLPSVVQHFGFKYVIGIGVGAGAYVLAKFALIFPDLVEGLVLMNIDPNGKGWIDWAAAKLSGLTSTLPDIVLSHLFSQEELMNNTELVQSYRQQIGSVVNQFNLQLFLNMYNGRRDLDINRPGTVPNAKTLRCPVMLVVGDNAPAEEGVVECNSKLDPTNTTFLKMADSGGLPQVTQPGKLTEAFKYFLQGMGYMPSASMTRLARSRTASLTSASSVDGTRPRACTHSESTEAMGQINHTMEVSC